Proteins from one Arthrobacter sp. Soc17.1.1.1 genomic window:
- a CDS encoding glycosyltransferase produces MTQHVRLLRERGHEAWLWLPDADDRTDWIGDDVPMLFGATTAIGADDLLVLPETPTIQGRDPAPGARKVIFNQNHFYTFAAGEPGEDFPGWSPAPAIWVVSEESRDVLSAALPGLPVSVVPNPVDGELFAPGAADQLRVSWFPKKRPREASLLKRLLADEPRLSGVELVELVQAPRAEVAATLAGSAVFVALGHTESYGLPVAEALASGCLVVGYDGGGGHELFEAPGAWRVPDQRPLLIRDRVADLIQDLDALAPVRAANRRWVLDRYPFARTGAALQEAVAAARARPGADAVAVHPVAWLDTLGPHFTAYA; encoded by the coding sequence ATGACCCAGCACGTCCGGCTGCTGCGTGAGCGCGGCCACGAGGCCTGGTTGTGGCTGCCCGACGCGGACGACCGCACCGACTGGATCGGCGACGACGTGCCGATGCTGTTCGGCGCCACGACCGCGATCGGCGCCGACGACCTCCTGGTGCTGCCGGAGACACCGACCATCCAGGGCCGCGATCCGGCACCCGGAGCCCGCAAGGTCATCTTCAACCAGAACCACTTCTACACCTTCGCCGCCGGCGAGCCCGGCGAGGATTTCCCCGGGTGGTCACCGGCGCCCGCAATCTGGGTGGTGTCCGAGGAGAGTCGCGACGTGCTGTCCGCCGCGCTGCCCGGCCTGCCGGTGAGCGTGGTGCCCAACCCGGTCGACGGCGAGCTGTTCGCCCCCGGTGCTGCCGACCAGCTCCGGGTGAGCTGGTTCCCCAAGAAGCGGCCGCGGGAAGCCTCGCTGCTGAAGCGGCTGCTGGCCGACGAGCCACGGCTCTCGGGGGTGGAGCTGGTGGAACTGGTCCAGGCCCCGCGGGCGGAGGTGGCCGCCACTCTGGCGGGCTCGGCAGTCTTCGTCGCCCTCGGGCACACCGAGAGCTACGGTCTGCCGGTCGCCGAGGCGCTGGCGTCGGGCTGCCTTGTGGTCGGATACGACGGCGGCGGCGGGCACGAGCTGTTCGAGGCGCCCGGCGCGTGGCGGGTGCCGGACCAGCGACCGCTGCTGATCCGCGACCGGGTGGCAGACCTGATCCAGGACCTCGACGCCCTGGCGCCGGTCCGTGCGGCGAACCGCCGCTGGGTGCTCGACCGCTACCCGTTCGCCCGGACCGGCGCGGCGCTGCAGGAGGCGGTCGCGGCCGCACGGGCACGGCCCGGCGCAGACGCCGTGGCCGTGCATCCGGTCGCCTGGCTCGACACCCTCGGCCCGCACTTCACAGCGTATGCGTGA
- a CDS encoding transcriptional regulator, with product MSDFGIPPTGEDIKAVIYHRLKQAMTEDGAKVTIDWRGQPRHLYVISLPVDMLFFNPDTHRIRAQRTLDPERDQAIHEDPWGLVAQNYLHDLLRQRPSNPDQTDPDYTALLEELDDDGQREPGIVSPHGILVDGNTRAAALRDLSVQNIRVGVLPDDTSRQDINAVELSLQLRKDRRRDYSYINRLIAIDEELGRGRSEADVARGFNIKLGTLQRDRWVYQLILDAIERSRTSGGASLRLIDFEQHQEKLRELHRDYTKLATTDPDAAKRLKQSRLAMVLLDYPKTSLRLAESDFHARYLESRLPDDLRGTASSTKKITVPGIPGVTLPAQSNESAAAEALTNQLLQARAVAGNAKNASPEDVADASAVIDKARQAFAVAVKLAGQNAELVKRQTAVPERLTDAAEYVTQCANEFAEAKARRALDEEAFDDSLLVLRDSLESLARQAGRTFPTPGDGVAWLLSSVRPL from the coding sequence ATGTCAGACTTCGGCATACCTCCCACAGGGGAGGACATCAAAGCGGTCATCTACCATCGCCTGAAGCAGGCGATGACCGAAGACGGCGCGAAAGTAACAATTGACTGGCGCGGCCAGCCACGTCACTTGTACGTAATTTCCCTGCCGGTCGACATGCTCTTCTTCAACCCTGATACTCACCGTATCCGTGCACAGCGGACGCTCGATCCGGAACGGGATCAGGCAATCCATGAAGATCCCTGGGGATTGGTAGCCCAGAATTACCTCCACGACCTGCTGAGGCAACGGCCTTCAAACCCGGATCAGACGGATCCTGATTACACGGCGTTACTGGAAGAACTGGATGACGACGGTCAGCGCGAGCCTGGCATCGTCAGCCCGCACGGGATCCTCGTGGACGGCAACACCCGGGCCGCGGCGCTGCGCGACCTCAGCGTGCAGAACATCCGGGTCGGCGTCCTGCCTGATGACACCTCTCGTCAGGACATTAACGCGGTGGAGCTGTCTCTCCAGCTCCGGAAGGACCGACGACGTGACTACTCCTATATCAACCGCCTCATCGCGATCGACGAGGAACTAGGGCGCGGACGCTCTGAGGCTGATGTGGCCAGGGGTTTCAACATCAAACTCGGAACCCTCCAGCGCGACCGCTGGGTATACCAGCTCATCCTCGATGCAATCGAGCGCAGCCGGACTTCAGGCGGTGCGTCCCTGCGGCTGATTGATTTCGAGCAGCACCAGGAAAAACTGCGTGAACTCCACCGGGACTACACAAAGCTAGCTACGACTGATCCGGATGCCGCGAAGCGACTCAAGCAATCACGTCTGGCGATGGTACTTCTGGATTACCCGAAAACTTCTTTGCGCCTTGCCGAATCAGACTTTCACGCACGGTACCTCGAAAGCCGCCTGCCGGATGACCTGAGAGGCACCGCTTCGAGCACGAAGAAGATCACCGTTCCGGGTATCCCAGGGGTAACGCTGCCAGCCCAGAGCAACGAGTCAGCGGCAGCTGAAGCCCTCACGAACCAGCTGCTCCAGGCCAGAGCAGTGGCCGGGAACGCCAAGAATGCGTCCCCGGAGGATGTCGCCGACGCATCAGCTGTCATCGATAAAGCAAGGCAAGCGTTCGCCGTGGCAGTGAAGCTCGCCGGGCAGAATGCTGAGCTGGTCAAACGCCAGACCGCGGTTCCCGAACGGCTGACCGACGCAGCAGAGTACGTCACGCAATGTGCAAATGAGTTCGCAGAAGCAAAGGCGAGACGTGCCCTTGACGAGGAAGCCTTCGATGACTCACTTCTCGTTCTCCGTGACAGCCTTGAAAGTCTCGCACGGCAGGCCGGGCGAACCTTTCCCACTCCGGGAGACGGCGTAGCCTGGCTTCTCAGCTCCGTGCGCCCACTGTGA
- a CDS encoding very short patch repair endonuclease produces the protein MKISQGASFRASNVGVMGRGTSEAGALRSPAAASAGRRRNMQANRRRDTKPELALRSALHRSGFRYRCDYRIDLPGGRVRPDIVFTRRRVAVFVDGCFWHCCPEHGSQPSVNQTYWSPKLAGNVKRDLRNTKLLQEAGWTVLRIWEHVPIETAFELVAAAIATKPAPCEAPEADKKLERFDSTSTD, from the coding sequence ATGAAGATCTCACAGGGTGCATCATTTCGCGCGAGTAACGTAGGTGTTATGGGCAGGGGTACATCAGAAGCAGGAGCCTTACGATCCCCTGCCGCAGCCAGCGCGGGGCGTCGCCGGAATATGCAGGCAAATCGGCGCCGGGACACGAAGCCCGAACTGGCACTGCGCTCAGCGTTACACCGTTCAGGATTCCGTTACCGGTGTGACTACCGCATCGACCTGCCCGGAGGCCGCGTCCGTCCCGATATCGTCTTCACCCGTCGGCGCGTCGCAGTGTTCGTCGACGGGTGCTTCTGGCATTGCTGCCCCGAACACGGGTCACAGCCGTCGGTGAATCAGACCTACTGGTCACCGAAGCTCGCTGGGAACGTGAAACGAGACCTCCGCAACACAAAGCTTCTTCAAGAGGCGGGGTGGACTGTGCTGCGGATCTGGGAGCACGTGCCTATCGAGACTGCCTTCGAACTAGTTGCAGCAGCCATTGCGACCAAACCAGCACCATGTGAAGCGCCAGAGGCTGATAAGAAGCTAGAGCGTTTTGATTCCACTTCCACGGACTGA
- a CDS encoding glycosyltransferase family 8 protein, which translates to MTLLTQPDYLIGVRTLRASLERSGSTASLVVMVTEGIDEQARRLLQDDGCLLRDVAPLRPAGGSADSYANARFAEVWTKLAVWGLTEFERVVFLDADMLVTRNMDELFSLDLADGAIAACHACRCNPNRIASYPPSWTPQTCFYTHCRGGDHVTEPGATDNYLNGGFLVLSPDEAVLADMVGRLAGVDDLSDYPFAEQDFLNEFYRDRWRPLPYVYNALKTLQHQHPSVWDPASVKNIHYIIDKPWAKPLDPTDRYVEVNRLWWEMADTLSAPVGS; encoded by the coding sequence GTGACCTTGCTGACTCAACCCGACTACCTGATCGGGGTCCGGACGCTCCGGGCCTCGCTCGAGCGCTCCGGCAGCACCGCCTCCCTCGTGGTCATGGTGACCGAGGGGATCGACGAGCAGGCCCGGCGCCTCCTGCAGGACGACGGGTGCCTCCTGCGCGATGTGGCACCGCTGCGTCCCGCCGGGGGATCGGCTGACAGTTACGCCAACGCCCGATTCGCGGAGGTGTGGACCAAGCTGGCCGTCTGGGGCCTCACGGAGTTCGAGCGCGTCGTCTTCCTGGACGCCGACATGCTGGTGACCCGCAACATGGACGAACTGTTCTCGCTGGACCTGGCCGACGGCGCCATCGCCGCCTGCCACGCCTGCCGGTGCAACCCCAACCGGATCGCGAGCTATCCGCCGAGCTGGACACCCCAGACCTGCTTCTACACGCACTGTCGGGGCGGGGACCACGTCACCGAACCGGGTGCGACGGACAACTACCTGAACGGTGGCTTCCTCGTGCTGTCGCCCGACGAGGCCGTCCTCGCCGACATGGTGGGGCGGCTGGCAGGGGTGGACGACCTGTCGGACTACCCGTTCGCCGAACAGGACTTCCTCAACGAGTTCTACCGCGACCGCTGGCGTCCGCTGCCCTACGTGTACAACGCGCTGAAGACCCTGCAGCACCAGCACCCGTCGGTCTGGGATCCGGCGTCGGTGAAGAACATCCACTACATCATCGACAAGCCGTGGGCGAAGCCGCTGGATCCTACCGACCGGTATGTCGAGGTGAACCGGCTCTGGTGGGAGATGGCCGATACCCTGAGCGCACCTGTCGGCTCCTGA
- the dcm gene encoding DNA (cytosine-5-)-methyltransferase: protein MHETKPITELTTVEICAGAGGQSLGLHLAGFRHTLAVEIDAIAAETLKRNLSRLATAGGHPAPDIAIGDVADESVWNPCDYPGVSLLAGGVPCPPFSIAGKQLGSSDERDLFAWAVEAAGRMKPDAVLLENVRGLSMPRFAGYRQAVLDRFAELGYRADWRLLEARDYGVPQLRPRFILVALRDEFAPYFAWPEPIPSTQTVGGALYDLMAENGWPGAEAWAMRANRVAPTVVGGSKKHGGPDLGPTRAKREWRLLGVDGLGIADAAPGPDVPADFIPKLTNEMVARIQGWWGPEYEWDFAERKGRKTSTYRQIGNAFPPPVARAVGVAIASALRKEVSATGNHGVASHDEVYRALREHGGFVSLAGLRRVLRGTLADREIERRVEFIRRDFDVEVRLRGGAPTYKLGEWRAFRGQEDHSRHEVFAIDRLRSKIS from the coding sequence ATGCATGAGACAAAACCCATCACCGAGCTGACAACCGTAGAGATCTGTGCCGGAGCGGGAGGCCAGAGCCTCGGACTTCATCTTGCCGGGTTCCGTCACACCCTCGCCGTCGAGATCGACGCCATCGCAGCTGAGACCCTCAAGCGCAACTTGTCGCGGCTTGCTACGGCCGGAGGGCACCCGGCACCGGACATCGCCATCGGGGACGTCGCTGACGAGTCTGTCTGGAACCCCTGCGACTACCCGGGCGTCTCACTACTTGCCGGCGGTGTGCCGTGCCCGCCGTTCTCCATTGCCGGTAAGCAGCTGGGATCCTCGGATGAGCGGGATCTGTTTGCGTGGGCTGTCGAGGCTGCAGGCCGTATGAAGCCTGACGCCGTCCTGCTTGAGAATGTCCGTGGGTTATCAATGCCGCGTTTCGCCGGATACAGGCAGGCCGTGCTCGATAGGTTCGCCGAGCTGGGGTACCGGGCCGACTGGCGACTTTTAGAGGCCAGGGACTATGGAGTTCCGCAGCTGCGGCCCCGTTTCATTCTCGTAGCGTTGCGTGATGAGTTTGCACCGTATTTTGCGTGGCCTGAGCCGATACCTTCTACGCAGACGGTAGGTGGTGCTCTTTACGATCTGATGGCAGAAAACGGATGGCCGGGCGCCGAAGCCTGGGCGATGAGGGCCAATCGGGTGGCCCCAACCGTTGTTGGTGGTTCGAAAAAGCACGGCGGACCCGATCTCGGTCCGACCCGGGCGAAGCGTGAGTGGCGCTTACTAGGTGTTGATGGTCTCGGAATCGCGGATGCTGCACCTGGTCCTGATGTCCCGGCTGACTTCATCCCCAAATTGACGAATGAGATGGTCGCCCGCATCCAGGGCTGGTGGGGTCCCGAATATGAGTGGGACTTCGCCGAACGTAAAGGGCGTAAGACGTCGACATACCGGCAGATCGGCAACGCGTTCCCCCCACCGGTGGCGCGGGCCGTCGGGGTTGCCATTGCGTCGGCACTACGGAAGGAAGTGAGCGCAACCGGCAATCACGGTGTGGCCAGCCATGACGAGGTGTACCGGGCGCTGCGTGAGCACGGGGGTTTTGTTTCGCTTGCAGGGCTCCGCAGAGTACTTCGTGGGACCCTGGCCGACCGGGAGATCGAGCGCAGGGTGGAGTTCATCCGTCGTGATTTCGACGTTGAGGTGCGTCTGCGCGGCGGCGCACCCACATACAAGCTGGGGGAGTGGCGTGCATTCCGCGGGCAGGAGGACCACTCCCGCCACGAGGTTTTCGCGATCGACCGGCTGCGCTCAAAAATCAGCTGA
- a CDS encoding D-arabinono-1,4-lactone oxidase: protein MAITQLTYPHQEPELTGEDIRLRNWARNSRLGLPGSVVAPATEAELCDFLASSDGRVRMIGSRMSPGRMIEVADGAGTLLDLSRLSGLISSTEDTATFAGSTSLAEVYAFLTARGQMLDASPGVIAEQTLAGALSTGTHGQGLQQSSIAGAALAIRMVLADGTVAEFDRDHPDFPAVQLGLGSLGVITAVTLRARESMIYTCVKKAVDAGTLETDLETWNRKNILVKAWWFPQENQVQVWTANEASDDEVSRYRAGGSQLVEYATTDTSMNSTIESTLQHLRDDSKGVADNGKSLRTVSRFRDFTDVTGDIYQVFCKGIATPQINVEIGIPLARAGAVIRKIKDWHAETRPRMHYPVILRCTGASEGWLSPSNGQDTCYFGFVVYYAADGSLSEEGNSFLRAVERALAEEGGRPHWGKYFDESLYDWPALYPQWEAFRRVRETLDPEHRFANAFTDALLD, encoded by the coding sequence ATGGCCATCACACAGCTCACCTACCCGCACCAGGAGCCGGAGCTCACCGGCGAGGACATCCGGCTCCGCAACTGGGCCAGGAACTCCCGGCTGGGCCTGCCCGGCTCGGTCGTCGCGCCGGCCACCGAGGCGGAGCTGTGCGACTTCCTGGCCAGCAGTGACGGCCGGGTCCGGATGATCGGGAGCCGGATGTCTCCCGGCAGGATGATCGAGGTCGCGGACGGAGCCGGCACGCTCCTGGACCTGAGCAGGCTGAGCGGCCTGATCTCCAGCACCGAGGACACCGCGACCTTCGCCGGTTCGACCTCCCTGGCCGAGGTGTACGCGTTCCTCACCGCGCGGGGGCAGATGCTGGACGCCTCACCCGGGGTGATCGCCGAGCAGACGCTGGCCGGCGCCCTGTCCACCGGAACCCACGGTCAGGGCCTGCAGCAGAGCTCGATCGCCGGCGCCGCGCTGGCCATCCGCATGGTGCTGGCCGACGGCACCGTCGCGGAGTTCGACCGTGACCACCCGGACTTCCCCGCCGTCCAGCTCGGCCTCGGCTCACTGGGCGTGATCACCGCCGTCACGCTGCGTGCACGGGAGTCGATGATCTACACCTGCGTGAAGAAGGCCGTCGACGCGGGCACCCTCGAGACGGACCTCGAGACCTGGAACCGGAAGAACATCCTGGTCAAGGCGTGGTGGTTCCCCCAGGAGAACCAGGTCCAGGTGTGGACGGCCAACGAGGCGTCCGACGACGAGGTGTCCCGCTACCGGGCTGGCGGCAGTCAGCTCGTGGAGTACGCGACGACCGATACGTCCATGAACAGCACGATCGAGTCCACGCTGCAGCACCTCCGCGACGACAGCAAGGGTGTCGCCGACAACGGCAAGTCGCTCCGCACGGTGTCGCGCTTCCGGGACTTCACCGACGTCACGGGTGACATCTACCAGGTGTTCTGCAAGGGGATCGCGACCCCCCAGATCAACGTGGAGATCGGCATCCCGCTCGCCCGGGCCGGAGCGGTGATCAGGAAGATCAAGGACTGGCATGCGGAGACCCGCCCCCGCATGCACTACCCGGTGATCCTGCGCTGCACCGGCGCGTCCGAGGGATGGCTGAGCCCGTCCAACGGCCAGGACACCTGCTACTTCGGCTTCGTGGTCTATTACGCGGCGGACGGTTCGCTGTCCGAGGAGGGGAACAGCTTCCTCCGGGCGGTGGAGCGGGCCCTGGCTGAGGAGGGTGGCCGGCCGCACTGGGGCAAGTACTTCGACGAGTCCCTCTACGACTGGCCGGCGCTCTACCCCCAGTGGGAAGCCTTCCGCCGGGTGCGCGAGACGCTGGACCCGGAGCACAGGTTCGCGAATGCATTCACCGATGCGCTCCTCGACTGA
- a CDS encoding 2-hydroxyacid dehydrogenase: MTVVCVPDPNARDLLGALPDEVEVIVWNGEDERPERLAETTFWVPQVEDSTNLAQKFAAMPKLEITQLTSAGVEDILEHVPDGVTLCSARGVHGPAVAELVLAVVLATLRRLPHFGEAQRQGRWDPMEADDLRDKRVLIIGAGDLGEQTARRLRSFDAVPVLVAHTARDGIHATSELPDLLPEADVVVLTVPLTADTTGLVDAEFLSRMPDGALLVNVARGKVVDTLALLAELTSGRLRAALDVMEPEPLPADHPLWNAPNLIITPHAAGSIAQSGPRAFALVNAQVRRYVAGEDLVNVVKGAH; the protein is encoded by the coding sequence ATGACTGTCGTATGCGTACCCGATCCGAATGCCCGCGATCTCCTCGGAGCCCTTCCCGACGAGGTCGAGGTGATCGTCTGGAACGGCGAGGACGAGAGGCCCGAGCGCCTGGCGGAGACCACCTTCTGGGTGCCGCAGGTCGAGGACTCCACCAATCTGGCCCAGAAGTTCGCCGCCATGCCGAAGCTCGAGATCACCCAGCTGACGAGCGCCGGCGTCGAGGACATCCTCGAGCACGTCCCGGACGGTGTGACCCTGTGCAGCGCGCGTGGCGTGCACGGCCCGGCCGTCGCCGAACTGGTCCTGGCCGTCGTCCTGGCCACGCTGCGCCGGCTGCCCCACTTCGGTGAGGCGCAGCGACAGGGCCGGTGGGACCCGATGGAGGCCGACGACCTGCGTGACAAGCGCGTGCTGATCATCGGCGCCGGTGATCTCGGAGAGCAGACCGCGCGCCGCCTGCGGAGCTTCGACGCCGTTCCCGTGCTCGTGGCGCACACGGCACGCGACGGCATCCACGCCACGTCGGAGCTGCCGGACCTGCTGCCCGAGGCCGACGTGGTGGTGCTGACCGTTCCGCTCACCGCGGACACGACCGGGCTCGTCGACGCGGAGTTCCTGTCCCGGATGCCCGACGGCGCCCTGCTGGTCAACGTGGCGCGCGGCAAGGTGGTGGACACCTTGGCACTGCTCGCGGAACTGACGTCCGGGCGGCTGCGCGCCGCCCTGGACGTGATGGAGCCCGAGCCCCTGCCGGCTGACCATCCGCTGTGGAACGCGCCGAACCTGATCATCACTCCGCACGCCGCCGGCTCGATCGCGCAGTCCGGCCCACGGGCCTTCGCGCTGGTCAACGCGCAGGTGCGCCGCTACGTGGCCGGTGAAGACCTCGTCAACGTCGTGAAGGGAGCCCACTGA
- a CDS encoding DEAD/DEAH box helicase produces MSASPASLSISFAAEVTRARLIVRTGLEGDLRRLALGFHTSTHRSPGTVEVDLDDFLTNLEVLSTWPHQADGEVTWDARLQALVVDSLHDAQTLSHQLSNPENQEVAEVAWTPNILGPEWTGDLTSFQRRDITKLLSLRHGANFSVPGAGKTRVGLAVFQALRLREGIERLLVVGPKSSYSAWQYEGAHCLNPALSLEVVGSAPSATADTLLINYERLPTMVSALSRWLTERPSMIILDEAHRMKLGAEGAYGAACLALGSRSNRRLILTGTPAPNGVRDLENLFGFVWPGTGRHSVVRAVNGGNLADASRALRPLFTRTTKNELDLPPVETLITPVPLPPLHAEIYEALIGQFSARVGGHEGDFQALGRVMVYMLMAATSPALLAVGGTRYEPLSYQVPPLSVPRDSALYQLMQDLPSYEMSPKYQEVLAIVSENAAQGRKTLVWSTFIRSLTTLQQLLSSFHPALVHGGSPDREEQIQRFRDDQDCMVLLSNPATLGEGISLHHDCHDAIYVDRDFAAGRFLQSLDRIHRLGLDHGVRTRITVLAAERTIDEVVTARLSQKLIFMGGILDDPAVQQLADLNEEPAAGGNLDTADLQALMGHLRAPSA; encoded by the coding sequence ATGTCCGCGAGCCCTGCCAGCCTCAGTATCAGCTTCGCGGCCGAGGTAACACGCGCCCGGCTTATCGTGCGGACCGGACTAGAAGGCGATCTTCGCAGACTGGCACTCGGTTTTCACACCAGCACACACCGGTCGCCGGGCACCGTCGAAGTTGATCTAGATGATTTCCTGACGAATCTCGAAGTCCTCAGCACATGGCCTCACCAGGCTGACGGTGAAGTGACCTGGGATGCCCGGCTACAGGCGCTGGTCGTCGATTCGCTGCACGATGCGCAAACGCTCTCCCATCAGCTCAGCAACCCGGAGAACCAGGAAGTTGCGGAGGTCGCCTGGACTCCTAACATTCTCGGACCAGAGTGGACAGGCGATCTCACTTCGTTTCAGCGCCGTGACATCACCAAGCTCCTGTCCCTGCGCCATGGAGCAAATTTCTCAGTTCCCGGAGCGGGAAAAACGAGAGTTGGCTTAGCGGTGTTCCAGGCCCTGCGCCTCCGGGAGGGCATCGAGCGACTGCTTGTCGTCGGGCCGAAGTCGAGTTACAGCGCATGGCAGTATGAAGGCGCCCACTGCCTGAACCCGGCCCTGTCACTCGAAGTAGTCGGCAGTGCTCCATCAGCCACCGCCGACACGCTACTCATCAACTATGAGCGCCTCCCCACCATGGTCAGCGCACTGAGCCGGTGGCTCACCGAGCGACCGTCGATGATCATCCTTGATGAGGCTCACCGAATGAAGCTCGGCGCGGAAGGGGCATATGGCGCAGCTTGCCTCGCCCTCGGCTCGCGCAGTAATCGCCGGCTGATCCTCACGGGGACACCAGCACCCAATGGAGTCAGGGATTTGGAGAACCTGTTCGGCTTTGTATGGCCGGGCACTGGCCGGCACAGCGTCGTGCGGGCTGTCAATGGCGGCAACCTCGCCGACGCAAGCCGCGCACTCAGGCCTCTCTTCACGAGAACCACGAAGAACGAACTCGATCTGCCGCCCGTGGAAACCCTGATCACCCCCGTTCCCCTGCCGCCGCTGCACGCTGAGATATACGAGGCTCTCATCGGCCAGTTCTCTGCCCGTGTGGGCGGACATGAAGGAGATTTCCAGGCTCTGGGCCGGGTCATGGTCTATATGCTCATGGCTGCGACGAGCCCCGCTCTCCTCGCAGTCGGAGGTACAAGATACGAACCGCTTTCGTATCAGGTTCCGCCGCTTTCCGTACCGCGAGACTCAGCGCTCTATCAGCTGATGCAGGATCTACCGTCGTACGAGATGTCGCCGAAGTACCAGGAAGTCCTCGCGATCGTCAGCGAGAACGCCGCGCAAGGCCGTAAGACTCTCGTCTGGTCGACTTTCATCCGCAGTCTCACCACCCTGCAGCAGCTTCTCTCCTCATTTCACCCTGCTCTGGTCCATGGAGGTTCTCCGGACCGCGAGGAACAGATCCAGCGGTTCAGGGACGATCAGGACTGCATGGTTCTCCTCTCTAATCCCGCGACGCTGGGAGAAGGAATCAGCCTCCATCACGACTGCCATGATGCGATCTATGTCGACCGGGATTTCGCGGCCGGCCGTTTCCTCCAGAGCCTGGACCGGATTCACCGTCTCGGGCTTGACCATGGCGTCAGGACACGCATCACCGTCCTTGCCGCCGAGCGGACCATCGATGAAGTCGTCACTGCACGGCTTTCTCAGAAACTGATATTCATGGGGGGCATCCTGGACGATCCGGCAGTTCAGCAACTCGCTGACCTGAATGAGGAGCCTGCAGCAGGCGGAAACCTGGATACGGCAGACCTGCAGGCACTCATGGGGCACCTCCGTGCGCCTTCCGCCTGA
- a CDS encoding glycosyltransferase has translation MTPSTTAASALVVIPAFGSPELTDAVVRDLCRDGSDLDPALRIVVVDNAGDYVLPEGNIEVHRPGRNLRWIGAANWALQRASRDGHAVCVVLNNDIRLSPGFLDGLLAPFSTADDIALAASCYDDFWLHQRASAIPDTAAEYVPRDVLRDVDFCDGTAIAFAVPAVVELGGLDEVTFPRHGYGADIDLAIRVRAAGLRCVVTEGAYVSHLRRQTMNRTGQSSEGNRAEILHGLDAKWGDGWRADVGLGPDSFPAHNTGSGASWYLTAPAW, from the coding sequence GTGACCCCCTCGACGACCGCCGCGTCGGCACTGGTGGTCATCCCCGCCTTCGGTTCGCCGGAGCTGACCGATGCGGTGGTGCGTGACCTGTGCCGCGACGGGAGCGACCTCGACCCGGCCCTGCGCATCGTCGTGGTCGACAACGCCGGTGACTACGTGCTGCCCGAGGGGAACATCGAGGTCCACCGCCCGGGGCGCAACCTGCGGTGGATCGGCGCCGCCAACTGGGCGCTGCAGAGGGCGTCGCGGGACGGCCATGCGGTCTGCGTGGTGCTGAACAACGACATCCGGCTGTCGCCCGGATTCCTCGACGGACTGCTCGCGCCCTTCTCGACAGCCGACGACATCGCGCTCGCGGCGTCCTGCTACGACGATTTTTGGCTCCACCAGCGGGCCTCGGCGATCCCGGATACCGCCGCGGAGTACGTCCCGCGCGACGTGCTGCGCGACGTCGACTTCTGTGACGGCACCGCCATCGCGTTCGCGGTGCCCGCCGTCGTCGAGCTGGGGGGCCTGGACGAGGTCACCTTCCCGCGGCACGGCTACGGCGCGGACATCGACCTGGCGATCCGCGTGCGGGCGGCCGGCCTGCGGTGCGTGGTCACGGAGGGCGCCTACGTCTCGCACCTGCGGCGGCAGACGATGAACCGGACCGGTCAGAGCTCCGAGGGCAACCGGGCGGAGATCCTCCACGGTCTGGACGCCAAGTGGGGCGACGGGTGGCGGGCCGACGTCGGGCTCGGTCCGGACTCGTTCCCCGCCCACAACACCGGGAGCGGCGCGTCCTGGTACCTGACGGCTCCGGCATGGTGA